A genomic stretch from Lathyrus oleraceus cultivar Zhongwan6 chromosome 2, CAAS_Psat_ZW6_1.0, whole genome shotgun sequence includes:
- the LOC127119980 gene encoding amino acid transporter AVT3C gives MVVKEQGSSSYSLAPYPQEDTPLLTNSPPLSSQFKTCANIFIAIVGAGVLGLPYSFKRTGWAAGLIMLFVVAYITYHCMLLLVKTRRKLESVTGFSKIKSFGDLGFAVCGRFGRFSVDAMIVLSQAGFCVSYLIFISSTLAFLAAGDSTGESVPVFLGLTSKVLFLWGCFPFQLGLNSIKTLTHLAPLSIFADAVDITAKSVVMVEDVFVFVKNRPSLEAFKGFSVFFYGIGVAVYAFEGIGMVLPLESETKNKDKFGRVLGLGMGMISLLFGGFGLLGYFAFGEETKDIITTNLGQGLVSVVVQLGLCINLFITFPLMMNPVHEVFERRFWGSRYCLWLRWLLVLVVSLVAVSVPNFADFLSLVGSSVCVVLGFVLPALFHCMVFKEELGWRCMVSDGAIMAFGFVVAVTGTFSSVAEILSPKA, from the coding sequence ATGGTGGTCAAAGAACAAGGTTCATCATCTTATTCACTCGCGCCATATCCTCAAGAAGACACGCCTCTTCTCACGAATTCACCACCCCTCTCTTCCCAATTCAAAACCTGCGCCAACATCTTCATCGCCATCGTCGGCGCCGGAGTTCTCGGTCTCCCTTACAGTTTCAAACGAACCGGTTGGGCTGCTGGTTTAATCATGCTCTTCGTCGTCGCTTATATAACCTACCACTGCATGTTGCTTCTAGTCAAGACGCGTCGGAAACTCGAATCAGTTACGGGTTTCTCAAAAATCAAATCTTTTGGCGATTTGGGTTTCGCCGTTTGTGGCCGATTCGGTCGGTTCTCAGTTGATGCGATGATTGTTCTTTCTCAAGCTGGTTTCTGTGTTAGTTATCTTATTTTCATTTCTTCCACTTTAGCTTTTCTCGCTGCCGGTGACTCTACCGGAGAATCTGTTCCGGTGTTTTTGGGTTTGACTTCGAAGGTTTTGTTTCTTTGGGGGTGTTTTCCTTTTCAATTAGGGTTGAATTCGATTAAGACTTTGACTCATTTAGCTCCTTTGAGTATTTTTGCGGATGCTGTTGATATTACTGCTAAGAGTGTTGTTATGGTGGAAGATGTTTTTGTTTTCGTCAAGAATAGGCCAAGTTTGGAAGCTTTTAAGGGTTTCTCTGTGTTTTTCTATGGTATAGGTGTTGCTGTTTATGCTTTTGAAGGGATTGGGATGGTTTTGCCTTTGGAAAGTGAGACTAAAAATAAGGACAAGTTTGGTAGGGTGTTGGGTTTAGGGATGGGTATGATTTCTCTATTGTTTGGTGGTTTTGGTTTATTAGGTTACTTTGCTTTTGGTGAGGAAACTAAGGATATTATCACTACGAATCTAGGTCAAGGTTTGGTGAGTGTTGTGGTTCAATTAGGGCTTTGTATTAACTTGTTTATTACTTTTCCTTTGATGATGAATCCTGTTCATGAGGTGTTTGAGAGAAGGTTTTGGGGTTCTAGGTATTGCTTGTGGTTGAGGTGGTTGTTGGTTTTGGTTGTGAGTTTGGTGGCTGTTTCGGTGCCTAATTTTGCTGATTTTCTTTCACTTGTTGGAAGCAGTGTTTGTGTTGTTCTTGGATTTGTGTTGCCTGCTCTGTTTCATTGTATGGTTTTCAAGGAGGAGTTGGGTTGGAGATGCATGGTTTCTGATGGGGCAATTATGGCTTTTGGCTTTGTTGTTGCTGTTACTGGAACCTTTAGCTCTGTGGCAGAGATTCTTTCTCCTAAGGCCTGA